In Synchiropus splendidus isolate RoL2022-P1 chromosome 7, RoL_Sspl_1.0, whole genome shotgun sequence, the genomic window AACCCCCCGTGCCACATCAGCAACTCTCACACTGGAACTGCTCGAGTGACCGGGGATGGAAGGTGAGACTGGATGTGTGACGACAGAAGGGTATGGGGTGGTGGGTCTACAAAGTGTCCTACTTGTACCTTGAGGAGTAATATTCTTCCTCTAGCTCATACAGGTCGATGGCGATCTCGTCCCTGAGAGACGTGAGCTTCTTGTCACATTCCTCCTGCAGAGCTCGCAGCTGCTGGTTCTGGAGGCTGATGGCGTCGTTCACAGAGGGGAAGTCGTTCAGGATCAGGAACTGCTTCAGGTCCGAGACCAGCTTCATGAGCGACTCTCCGGCTCGCACCTTGGTGAGCGAGAGCAGATGAAAAACGGTCAGAGTTCAGGTGGAGGGACCCACCGCACGTATGTTGTAACAGCAGTTGATAGTGAATATACTGCCACAACTACCTCTAAAGAAAAAAGGAACACAGTATTCTCTCGAGAAATGTTTTGAGATGTGTACATACATCATCTACATGTGCGAGACACAGTCTTATTCAACGTAAAATATTACATTGGgtaaataagtaaaatgtaTTACCATGAACTGGTgtatttttggttgtcatttgtTTAGTTTCGCTATGCATCTCTTTCTGCTTGtgggtttgttttatttttggtgtgaaCAAGTCATACTCTTTGTATATTGTATCCTTTTtatattgtcattgttgttcttgcttttttttgttatttatgttgaagaacctcgaataaaaaaaaaagactactcACAATATTTGCAGCTCGAACGTGCATCTCGTAGTGATCTTGTTCCGCTTGTGTTGCTCTGGAGACCTGCGTCTCATCCTCGATCTGGAGAGTTGTGCAGCACGTTGTTACCACCTATTACAGTGGACTGGAGTCAGACACGCGTCTCCAGTGTACCTTGGCACTTTTGATGATCTCGGTGAAATTGTCCATAATGGAGCGGATGTCGTCCTTCAGTCTCTTGTTGTAGTTCTGGAGAAGAGTCTCTTTGCTCTGCGGGAGCGCTCTCTGCGTGGCCATTGTACCCAGCAAAGGAGAAGCACCACTTTAAGtccctgaatttaaaaaaaatagggtGAAAAGTTAAATCGACGACGGACCGCGAAACTATTAGCATCGCAGCTAACGAGTTAGCATCGCTACGTTCAACATCTACACGTTATCATTCGAGCTGTTGGTGAGAATCATTGCGTTAATGCAGAGAAACAAAAGACAATATTATGGTTATAAAGTAGACAACAGTTTGGTTGACTTACTTAATCACATGCTTTGTAAACTATATGAGCATCACAACAGTCAAGCGTCAAAATTCTTCTTCTACTGCACTAGAAATGCCGCGATTTGGGCTGGTCTGCTCATCACCGCCATCTAGCGACAGGCCACTCATCCCGCATAGATATTAATTCCAATAAATAAGGAGATAAGACCGCAGTGTAATCACATAACTGGATCCAACGACGAAACATATGCTGAACCACTGAAAACACTATGGTTTAAATAGACGTATGAAGCTGAAGCATCTGCAACTGACTTGGTGTAGATCCACCAGATTCATGTCATGGTCCAGGCAAGGTGGTTCAATGTCTTATACAGATGATGAGTTTCATGCAGAGACCCGGCGAAGAGTGATGCCAAGAAACAGTTGACATTTTGGTAGAATGTTTACACACATACAGTCTTTGTTTTATCTTGTAATTCAAGTGAATAACACGATAAGATCAGGTTTACAttcatttaatatttcataaGACATACAGAGTGTTTCAAAGGCAGAATGTGCAGCATGGAGAACTTAAGAGTGCTTCAATTCCATGTTAGGTCCAACAGATTAGACGAGGCTTGGGCAAACACAGTTGCCAGCAGTGTCACAATCAAAACATTCTTAGGGAAAGAGAGTCAGCGACCATGTGCAACCTTCATTTAACCCAAGAATGATTAGGGAGAGGAACAAGACGAAAATAAAGACTGTCAGACTTCAAATCCTTGGTGTTACAttgcaacagaaaacaaagaaatctAGGGTCCGGAAGACACTGCCCATGCCCCACTgtagttatttaaaaataaaagttatctGTATTgctgcaaataaaaatgtttgagcGAACATCATGACTAAAATGTCACACGGCAAAAACATTGTTTCGTGGTCATGATGAATTCAAGTGCATTCATTGCATAAgaaagtgagtgtgagtgacacTCCATCTGGTGAGCAACAAAGTGAAGAGCAGCATCAGGAATGAAGTTGCGCGAGACGATCAAGGGCATCTTGCACCggaaaaacatgacaaactaAGAAATCCTAAAACCCATATCGAAAGAAAATGATcagatttgaagaaaaaaaaaagagggtaaAGAAAAATATCTtaaaacatctttaaaaaaatgatgagcGATTTCTTCCGCTGAGTGGTTGCAGGTCACCTGTCGTTGCATCCCCGTGACTACACCAATGACCAGGTGGCTATAATCACGACAGTCCACGTTTGATTCATGCCTCTTGTGCAAAATGACCTCCTGAGTCTGGCACCATCTGCTCTAGTGAGCCATTTCATGATGGGTCAGGCGGGGAATAAGGCGGCAGCAGCACTAAAGTGAAgccgatgaggatgatgatgacgatgatgatgatgatgaaggcttACTCGGCAAAGCTGCGCTGGATCTTGGGCTTCCCTTACTGTGACAAAAAGTCAATGAGGTAGGCAAGAGAACAATCAAATGCTTGAACACCAAACCGATGAGGATACTCGTACCGAAATGACAGTAGCGATAAAGAGAGAGGTGAGGAGGGAGACCCCTGCAGGCCTGcagtccagctgcagctgagtcCAGACAGCCTGATATTGCATAGGCCAGTGCTGCTGACATCTTCTT contains:
- the med22 gene encoding mediator of RNA polymerase II transcription subunit 22 isoform X3 — translated: MATQRALPQSKETLLQNYNKRLKDDIRSIMDNFTEIIKSAKIEDETQVSRATQAEQDHYEMHVRAANIVRAGESLMKLVSDLKQFLILNDFPSVNDAISLQNQQLRALQEECDKKLTSLRDEIAIDLYELEEEYYSSRYK
- the med22 gene encoding mediator of RNA polymerase II transcription subunit 22 isoform X2, coding for MATQRALPQSKETLLQNYNKRLKDDIRSIMDNFTEIIKSAKIEDETQVSRATQAEQDHYEMHVRAANIVRAGESLMKLVSDLKQFLILNDFPSVNDAISLQNQQLRALQEECDKKLTSLRDEIAIDLYELEEEYYSSSQWDSTDLPLCEAYRRRDSWASPGGSSTHEEQQDADAAQAQETSQQLHHNGHSNAALEKP
- the med22 gene encoding mediator of RNA polymerase II transcription subunit 22 isoform X1; translated protein: MATQRALPQSKETLLQNYNKRLKDDIRSIMDNFTEIIKSAKIEDETQVSRATQAEQDHYEMHVRAANIVRAGESLMKLVSDLKQFLILNDFPSVNDAISLQNQQLRALQEECDKKLTSLRDEIAIDLYELEEEYYSSSYSQWDSTDLPLCEAYRRRDSWASPGGSSTHEEQQDADAAQAQETSQQLHHNGHSNAALEKP